One window of the Pogoniulus pusillus isolate bPogPus1 chromosome 38, bPogPus1.pri, whole genome shotgun sequence genome contains the following:
- the ARHGAP32 gene encoding rho GTPase-activating protein 32 isoform X8: protein MKSRPTKQKLKQRGILKERVFGCDLGEHLLNSGHDVPQVLKSCTEFIEKHGIVDGIYRLSGIASNIQKLRHEFDSEQIPDLTKDIYIQDIHCVGSLCKLYFRELPNPLLTYQLYEKFSDAVSAATDEERLVKIHDVIQQLPPPHYRTLEFLMRHLARLADYCSITNMHTKNLAIVWAPNLLRSKQIESACFSGTAAFMEVRIQSVVVEFILNHVDVLFSSKLSSVIRDGAGHSSLSRPKSLLVSSPSTKLLTLEEAQARTQAQINSPIVADSKYIEVGEGPAALQGKFHTVIDFPSERKRPPSKMKKSPVGSWRSFFNLGKSSSVSKRKLQRNPSEPSEMKAIALAGGRGDSGTLRSAKSEESLTSLHAVDGESKLFRPRRPRSSSDALSASFNGELLGNMNRCNSYDNLPHDDSDGDEGLIHVPALISPRSSEDVDLSPPDIGVASLDFDPMSFQCSPPQAESECLDSSTSLMESVGINKEKPSLLKKDLESGSQSQTPGSATSSEPVSPFQERMSPFFTLDLSPTEEKACKPHTFSPKTGRKPLKSPPLAAAEPISFTLPGRTPEVPTTARNSSASSWSKGIGITEITNRSPTQMSLPLKNSETGAGEGAHQELQHAQLAAAGKAEMPEEGERPMPSSQNKTVPTGHTQPGAVALDSPQDPVPVSSVSLIPPPPPKNAARMLALALAESAQQASAQAQKRPGDAHSDSTNYGEAEAGTALEKLHLSAGAPDKLHHYSGLPENRLHFQTGAPVEQDCQGSSTAGEQNHPPGAPGNQDPPPLHTGMPGDMPDSRDAEQEQSSFQPGKPGEKDPFPSHAGDWEHPQQHHTAGSLPDWEAPTAEPPLDKPHLRAFVPGDQHHVPSCTADDKLQSPPVAAGEKSAPAPIPYLTTIQPTAPEPSRGPAPAQADGTGTAAQRALAPGQPAQAQRQDQQAAMGQVPAGSAKPASASSQVWATPAPEQPPEPTPVFVSESSSTTRCPSSVPVSHQSHLEKPREPTRAPPLHLRSESVPTHSSSSYSFTPPVPPVRTLESKIAAAMHSSNTDAINNSNYHAFLSSSMLASSVEEALLPPPPPPPPPPKHASLQSVYVPHPKPESIPEPPGPEGYLHHKAASVHQYRPESVPPHLSYHGKPEQHPAYPPRSETPTPAGARYNTYTTQGKSSSALHSKPRSRAEFVSSVSPTGLRNASYAAEDAPPYPTIRRVQSLHVPSPAASAIRSVPISRTEVPPDDEPVFCPRPLYQYKPYQPHSDYHVTQLQPYFENGRVHYRYSPYSSSSASSYYTAADGSFYDLDPYSTVRVRPFHPLPGRDFASYASRLPGKGLYRYPSLSAYPRGGLISHLAGKEHSFISRDVPPAPDVKHMYMSWDLEDMEKYRMQSIRRESRARQKVKGPLMSQYDNVAPLLPEDLGGLDVIHLRSKSDPGKTGLLTVAEGKEGRYPAKAATPEGDERYYLQHPEPELDRAHYHGAYGNGQPEKPSLPQKQSSIRSRKLHEPGCSASEHRTHLQQEASHRQPSEPKNGPPYPDYRPKGGPEPPEPIAYQHPGGKYIPASQETLRLNHKEVRLAEERPDLERSRARPAPSVEKHSRDCYKEEEHGAAPPMAPPPKPERSHSLRMQHPESMERDSALLYPYQTLGKRQSTMTVVSQYDNLEDYHTLPQHQRGGYVGGGGFVPPAFSHVHSRTYATALGQGAFLPTELCLQRPETEVHVE from the exons ATGAAGTCGCGCCCAACCAAgcagaagctgaagcagagagGGATCCTGAAGGAGAGAGTCTTTGGCTGTGACCTGGGAGAGCATCTACTCAACTCTGGCCACGATG TCCCCCAGGTCCTCAAGAGCTGCACGGAGTTCATTGAGAAGCATGGCATCGTGGACGGCATCTACCGCCTCTCCGGGATCGCCTCCAACATCCAGAAGCTACG CCACGAGTTTGACTCTGAGCAGATCCCTGACTTGACCAAGGACATCTACATCCAAGACATCCACTGCGTGGGCTCCCTCTGCAAGCTGTACTTCCGCGAGCTCCCCAACCCCCTGCTGACCTACCAGCTCTACGAGAAGTTCTCA GATGCTGTTTCTGCTGCTACGGACGAGGAGCGGTTGGTGAAGATCCACGATGTCATCCAGCAGCTGCCCCCCCCTCACTACAG GACACTGGAGTTCCTAATGAGGCATTTAGCTCGACTGGCTGATTACTGCTCCATCACAAACATGCACACCAAGAACTTAGCGATCGTCTGGGCTCCAAACCTCCTCAG GTCCAAGCAGATCGAGTCTGCCTGCTTCAGCGGCACAGCTGCCTTCATGGAGGTGCGAATCCAGTCGGTGGTTGTGGAGTTCATCTTGAACCATGTGGATGTCCTCTTCAGTTCCAAGCTCAGCTCGGTCATTCGTGATGGAGCAG GGCACAGTTCTTTGTCACGACCCAAGTCTCTGTTGGTGTCCTCCCCTTCCACAAAGCTGCTCACGCTGGAGGAGGCACAGGCACGGACACAAGCCCAGATCAACTCTCCCATCGTGGCAGACAGCAAGTACATAGAAGTGGGTGAaggccctgcagctctgcaggggaaaTTCCACACAGTCATAGACTTCCCATCTGAAAG GAAAAGGCCTCCCAGCAAGATGAAGAAGTCCCCGGTGGGCAGCTGGCGTTCCTTCTTCAACCTGGGCAAGTCGTCCTCCGTGTCCAAGCGCAAGCTGCAGCGCAACCCCAGCGAGCCCTCCGAGATGAAAGCCATAGCCCTGGCAG GTGGACGAGGAGACAGCGGCACTCTTCGCTCGGCCAAAAGCGAGGAGTCTCTGACCTCCCTGCACGCCGTGGACG GTGAATCCAAACTGTTCCGACCCAGGAGACCCAGGTCCAGCAGTGATGCACTGTCTGCTTCCTTCAACGGGGAGCTCCTGGGGAACATGAACCGCTGCAATTCCTACGACAACCTCCCCCACGACGACAGCGATGGGGACGAGGGCCTGATCCATGTCCCTGCCCTCATTTCTCCTCGCTCTTCTGAAGATGTTGACCTGAGCCCCCCGGATATTGGTGTTGCCAGCCTGGACTTTGACCCCATGTCCTTCCAGTGCAGCCCGCCTCAAGCAGAGTCCGAGTGCCTGGACAGCAGCACATCCCTGATGGAGTCAGTTGGCATCAATAAGGAGAAGCCAAGCCTGCTAAAGAAGGATCTAGAATCGGGCAGCCAGTCCCAGACACCAGGCAGCGCCACAAGCTCTGAGCCAGTCTCCCCTTTCCAGGAGAGGATGAGTCCCTTCTTTACTCTGGACCTGAGCCCGACCGAGGAGAAGGCCTGCAAACCCCACACCTTCTCCCCCAAGACGGGGCGGAAGCCCCTCAAATCCCCGCCgctggctgcagcagaaccCATCTCCTTCACCCTGCCCGGCCGCACGCCAGAAGTGCCCACCACAGCCAGAAactcctctgcctccagctggaGCAAAGGCATTGGCATCACTGAAATCACAAACAGGTCCCCAACCCAGATGTCCTTGCCCCTGAAAAACAGTGAAAcaggagcaggggaaggagcCCACCAAGAGCTGCAGCATGCCCAGCTAGCGGCTGCTGGCAAGGCAGAGatgccagaagaaggggagagaCCAATGCCAAGCAGTCAGAATAAGACTGTCCCCACTGGACACACACAGCCAG GAGCAGTTGCCCTCGACTCCCCCCAGGATCCTGTTCCCGTCAGTTCTGTGTCTCttatccctcctcctcctccgaaAAACGCCGCGCGCATGCTAGCCCTAGCGTTAGCCGAGTCGGCACAGCAAGCGTCCGCTCAGGCTCAGAAAAGGCCAGGAGATGCCCACTCTGACAGCACAAATTACGGAGAGGCTGAAGCTGGCACAGCTCTAGAAAAGCTCCATCTCTCCGCTGGTGCTCCAGACAAGCTCCACCACTATTCCGGTCTGCCCGAGAACCGACTTCACTTCCAGACCGGTGCACCAGTAGAGCAGGATTGCCAAGGTAGCAGCACAGCCGGGGAGCAGAACCACCCTCCGGGTGCACCTGGCAACCAGGACCCCCCACCTCTCCACACGGGCATGCCTGGGGACATGCCTGATAGCAgagatgcagagcaggagcagtccAGCTTCCAGCCTGGTAAACCGGGGGAGAAAGATCCCTTCCCCTCGCATGCCGGGGACTGggagcatccccagcagcaccacactgcaggctccctgCCCGACTGGGAAGCTCCCACAGCAGAGCCGCCTCTAGATAAGCCCCACCTGCGTGCGTTCGTGCCTGGGGACCAGCACCACGTTCCCAGCTGCACAGCCGATGACAAACTGCAGTCTCCTCCTGTGGCAGCCGGGGAGAAAAGCGCCCCGGCACCAATCCCCTATTTAACAACCATCCAGCCAACAGCCCCCGAGCCCAGCCGCGGGCCCGCCCCCGCTCAGGCCGACGGCACCGGCACCGCCGCGCAGCGAGCCCTCGCCCCCGGCCAGCCCGCACAGGCGCAGAGGCAGGATCAGCAGGCAGCCATGGGACAAGTGCCAGCGGGCTCTGCCAAGCCAGCCAGCGCCTCCAGCCAG GTGTGGGCCACACCAGCACCTGAACAGCCACCCGAGCCCACGCCTGTCTTTGTCTCAGAAAGCAGTTCCACCACCCGCTGCCCCTCTTCCGTGCCCGTGAGCCACCAGAGCCATTTGGAGAAGCCTCGGGAACCCACGAGGGCGCCGCCGCTGCACCTGCGGTCCGAGTCCGTCCCTactcactcctcctcctcctacaGCTTTACTCCCCCTGTCCCGCCCGTCAGAACGCTGGAGAGCAAAATCGCCGCCGCCATGCACTCCAGCAACACGGACGCCATCAACAACTCCAACTACCACGCCTTCCTGTCCTCCTCCATGCTGGCCTCCTCGGTGGAGGaagccctgctgccaccaccacctccgCCACCTCCCCCTCCCAAGCACGCGTCCCTGCAGTCCGTGTACGTGCCGCACCCCAAACCGGAGAGCATCCCCGAGCCCCCTGGGCCAGAGGGCTACCTGCACCACAAAGCAGCTTCCGTCCACCAGTACAGGCCCGAGAGTGTCCCTCCTCACCTCTCCTACCACGGCAAGCCCGAGCAGCACCCAGCCTACCCTCCTCGCTCGGAGACACCCACTCCCGCAGGCGCTCGCTACAACACCTACACCACCCAGGGCAAGAGCAGCTCGGCTCTCCACTCCAAGCCCCGCAGCCGCGCCGAGTTCGTGTCCTCGGTGAGCCCCACGGGCCTGCGCAACGCCAGCTACGCCGCCGAGGACGCTCCCCCCTACCCCACCATCCGACGCGTTCAGTCGCTGCACgtccccagccctgccgccTCCGCCATCCGCTCCGTCCCCATCTCGCGCACCGAGGTGCCCCCGGACGATGAGCCCGTGTTCTGCCCACGACCCCTCTACCAGTACAAGCCATACCAGCCCCACTCCGACTACCACgtcacccagctgcagccttaCTTCGAGAACGGGCGGGTGCACTACCGCTACAGCCCTtactccagctcctctgcctcctcttacTACACGGCAGCCGACGGCAGCTTCTACGACCTGGATCCCTACAGCACGGTGCGGGTCAGGCCCTTCCACCCTCTGCCCGGCAGAGACTTTGCGTCCTACGCCTCCCGGCTGCCCGGCAAGGGGCTGTACCGCTACCCCAGCCTGTCTGCCTACCCTCGTGGCGGCCTCATCTCGCACCTGGCGGGCAAGGAGCACAGCTTCATCAGCAGAGACGTGCCTCCGGCGCCGGACGTCAAGCACATGTACATGTCGTGGGACCTGGAGGACATGGAGAAGTACCGCATGCAGTCCATCCGGCGGGAGAGCCGCGCGCGCCAGAAGGTCAAGGGGCCGCTGATGTCCCAGTACGATAACGTGGCCCCGCTGCTGCCGGAGGATCTGGGGGGGCTGGATGTGATCCACCTGCGCAGCAAGTCGGACCCTGGGAAAACCGGGCTGCTCACCGTGGCCgaggggaaggagggcaggTACCCGGCCAAGGCGGCTACGCCCGAGGGGGACGAGCGTTACTACCTGCAGCACCCCGAGCCGGAGCTGGACAGGGCGCACTACCACGGCGCCTACGGCAACGGGCAGCCCGAgaagccctccctgccccagaagcagagcagcatccGCAGCAGGAAGCTGCACGAGCCGGGCTGCAGCGCCAGCGAGCACAGGACGCACTTGCAGCAGGAAGCAAGCCATAGGCAGCCTTCCGAGCCCAAAAACGGGCCCCCCTACCCCGACTACAGGCCCAAGGGCGGCCCGGAGCCCCCCGAACCCATCGCTTACCAGCACCCAGGCGGAAAGTACATCCCAGCCAGCCAGGAGACCCTGAGACTGAACCACAAGGAGGTGAGGCTGGCGGAGGAGAGGCCGGATCTGGAGAGGTCTCGTGCCAGGCCCGCCCCGTCCGTGGAGAAGCACTCCCGAGACTGCTACaaagaggaggagcacggcgcaGCCCCCCCCATGGCGCCCCCGCCCAAGCCCGAGCGCAGCCACAGCCTCAGAATGCAGCACCCCGAGAGCATGGAGAGGGACTCTGCCCTCCTCTACCCCTACCAGACCCTTGGGAAGCGCCAAAGCACTATGACTGTGGTGTCCCAGTACGATAACTTGGAGGATTACCATACCCTGCCTCAGCACCAAAGAGGGGGCTACGTCGGAGGCGGGGGCTTTGTGCCCCCCGCTTTTAGCCACGTGCACAGTAGAACTTACGCCACGGCCCTGGGCCAAGGAGCCTTCCTCCCGACGGAGCTGTGCTTGCAGAGGCCCGAGACAGAGGTCCACGTTGAGTGA